Below is a genomic region from Ancylothrix sp. D3o.
TCATGTGCAGATGGCGCGGGGTATAAATAAGAGTTTGCGGGAGGTTAGTAAGGCGTTTTTGCCTGATTTTTGGTTGCCGTAGGTTGTCTAAGAAACTGGGTTTCTATTTGGGGCAAGAAACCCGGTTTCTATGTCTGTCACAGTTTAACTTTTTCTTGCTTGTTTTACCATCGTAATGAGGGTTTGGTGAGCGTCTTCTGAATGTTCTAGGGTATGATCAAAGGTAATTCTTAATGGAATTGTTTCGCCGTTTATTTGGGCAGAAAGATCCATACCTTGCGGATCGATGGCAACCATTTGTGCGGCTGTTGCTTCTGTAGAATTGCCGTAATGTTTGGCGTATAAAAGTACGGCTTCGGCGTGATCTTCGTTCATGTGTTTGCAGATGCGATCACTGATTTCGGGGGTGATTTGATCGGCCATGAGAAACTCCTGAATTTGATTGTTTTAATTATTCTAACTTAAGGTTGCTTAAATGTTAATTTAACCGCGCTGTACATTCTAAAATTAAGCGCTGGTTGATGAGGGCATGAGGTTGAATTTCTAGGGCTTTTCTGAAGGCTTGGATGGCTGCTCGATATTCTCCCAAACCGGCATAACATAAGCCTAAACCATGCCATGCTCCAAAATGAAAGGGGACTAATTCTAGGACTTTTTTACAGTCTTGAATTGATTTTGCAAATTCGCCAATTGTATAATAAAGAACGGCTCGGCGGTTCCAAGCTTCGGCAAAATCTGGTAAGTCGGAAATGAGGAGTGTTAGGGATTCTTCTGCTTGGGAAACATGGCCAACTTCGATTAATTTTTGGCTTTGTTGAAGCAATTGCCACCCATACATTCCTTTTTGCATAAACCACCTTTGCCAAAATTCGTTAGTTGCTTCGTTGCGGATGGTTTCATTTTCATTTTTTAGGGCTTCGAGTAACTCATTAATTGATAAATTGTTCATGGTTAGGGCGGGAAAAGTGAGTTAGGAAAATGAGCTTTTTTGTGGGTGTGGTGGGCAAGATAACACACTGGCTTATTAAAATTGTAACCTGGCAGGGTGTAACCTCTCTCGCAACCTTGCGCCTAAAATGGGAGGGCTAGGGAAAGGTTAATGGGGGTTAGGTTTGGGTTACAAGACGCGGTAAACTATTTTAATCAGTGTCTTTATGGCAAGGCGGCATCCAAGCGGGAATTGCCCCGGTTGCCGGTTGCAGTAAAAGTCTGCTGTGTTTTGTTTGTTTCATTTTTTTAACCTCAAAAAACGCTGATTATGCCTGCTTTTCTATTTGAAGTCGGTACAGAAGAATTACCCGCTAGTTTTGTGGCAGATGCGATACAACAATGGCGTGATCGCATCCCTAAAATGCTGTCAGAAAATAGCTTGACAAATGATTCGGTTAATGTTTATGGAACTCCGCGCCGGTTGGCGGTTTTAATTAAAGGTTTGCCGGTGCAACAACCTAACCGAGAAGAGGAAATTAAAGGCCCACCGGCCTCGGCGGCTTTTAAAGATGGAAACCCTACGAAAGCTGCGGAAGGTTTTGTAAAAAAACAAGGGGTAGAATTAAGCGATTTAGAAGTTCGTTCGACGGATAAAGGGGATTTTGTTTTTGTTAATAAAAAAATTGCCGGTCGTCCAACAGCGGATATTTTAAAAGAGTTAATTCCGCAGTGGATTACAAGTTTAGAAGGCAAGCGTTTAATGCGTTGGGCGGATGGAGAATTGAGGTTTCCGCGTCCGATTCGTTGGTTGATTGCCTTATTTGATGATGTGGTTTTGCCGGTGGAAATTGTTAATGTTTCAGAAACAATTAAAACTGACAGAATTACTTATGCCCATCGAGTGCTTCATCCTGAGCCGGTGAGCATAGTTCATGCTGATGAGTATGTGGCAAAAATGCGAACTGCTTTTGTGGAAGTTGACCCAGAAATACGCCGTCAAACAATTATTGAACAAGTCAACGCAGCGGCAGAAAAAGTAGGGGGAACGGCGGAAATTTACCCAGATTTATTAGCAGAAGTTATTCATTTGGTGGAATGGCCGAATGCA
It encodes:
- a CDS encoding DUF2470 domain-containing protein, whose protein sequence is MADQITPEISDRICKHMNEDHAEAVLLYAKHYGNSTEATAAQMVAIDPQGMDLSAQINGETIPLRITFDHTLEHSEDAHQTLITMVKQARKS
- a CDS encoding tetratricopeptide repeat protein, with the protein product MNNLSINELLEALKNENETIRNEATNEFWQRWFMQKGMYGWQLLQQSQKLIEVGHVSQAEESLTLLISDLPDFAEAWNRRAVLYYTIGEFAKSIQDCKKVLELVPFHFGAWHGLGLCYAGLGEYRAAIQAFRKALEIQPHALINQRLILECTARLN